Proteins encoded by one window of uncultured Draconibacterium sp.:
- a CDS encoding glycoside hydrolase family 9 protein, with product MKKPVILVLLFLSIIPTLFAQNIHLNSLGFLTDGSKSAAILQSCTSFQLVSVSTGDIVFVGEALGPKYQKNVDQEVWKIDFTDFQKAGNYYLKVPGVGRSDEFKIAKDAFNFAAVTSMRAFYLWRCGMAVDGEFAGNHYHQDVCHLDDAYEDYIGKRGSKRDGTGGWHDAGDHGKYVVNAGISLGVLFYAWEHFQPQLEKMDLDIPETAPGFPDFLQELKWETDWILKMQYPDGSGRVSHKLTRKNFSGFIMASDDDVKRYFTEWSSAATADFVGMMAMAARYFKPYDAAYAKKCLDAAWVSYRFLQENPKYKRFEQGDFRTGGYQSKDEDDRLWAAAELWATTGDESCLRDFEKRAAAIDYKIEENWDWQNVSNLAMFTYALSSRKGKNPEAEATIKKNIIANAEVLVEKAETDVYSRALGGRYYWGCNGTVARQTVNLQVANRIQPNPKYKQAVIDIVDHIFGKNYYNRSYVTGLGINPPMHPHDRRSGADNIDAPWPGYLVGGGHSATDWVDKQESYSHNEIAINWQAALVYALAGLVSY from the coding sequence ATGAAGAAGCCTGTTATTTTGGTGCTCTTATTCTTGAGCATTATTCCAACGTTATTCGCACAAAATATTCATTTAAACTCGCTGGGGTTTTTAACTGATGGCTCAAAATCGGCTGCTATCCTACAGTCCTGTACTTCATTTCAGCTTGTTTCCGTTTCTACCGGAGACATTGTTTTTGTAGGAGAAGCTTTAGGACCAAAATATCAGAAGAATGTAGATCAGGAGGTTTGGAAAATTGATTTCACAGACTTCCAAAAAGCGGGTAACTACTACCTGAAAGTTCCCGGAGTTGGTCGGTCAGATGAATTTAAAATCGCAAAAGATGCATTCAATTTTGCGGCAGTAACAAGTATGCGCGCCTTTTATTTGTGGCGCTGCGGAATGGCAGTTGATGGTGAATTTGCAGGCAATCATTATCATCAGGATGTTTGTCACCTGGATGATGCCTACGAAGATTATATCGGGAAGAGAGGCTCGAAACGTGATGGAACAGGCGGCTGGCACGATGCTGGCGATCATGGAAAATATGTGGTAAATGCAGGTATTTCGCTGGGTGTTTTGTTTTATGCATGGGAGCATTTTCAACCTCAATTGGAAAAAATGGATTTGGATATTCCCGAAACAGCACCCGGATTTCCCGATTTTCTGCAGGAACTAAAATGGGAAACCGACTGGATATTAAAAATGCAATATCCCGATGGTTCGGGCAGGGTGTCGCATAAACTAACACGAAAAAACTTTTCAGGATTTATAATGGCCAGTGACGATGATGTCAAACGCTATTTTACCGAATGGAGCTCTGCGGCAACAGCCGATTTTGTCGGAATGATGGCCATGGCTGCCCGCTACTTTAAACCCTATGATGCCGCTTATGCGAAAAAATGTCTGGATGCAGCGTGGGTGAGTTATCGTTTTCTGCAGGAAAACCCAAAGTATAAACGTTTCGAGCAGGGAGATTTCCGCACCGGAGGGTACCAGTCGAAAGATGAGGATGATCGGTTGTGGGCAGCTGCTGAGTTATGGGCAACTACCGGGGACGAAAGTTGTTTACGTGATTTTGAAAAACGAGCAGCAGCAATCGATTATAAAATTGAAGAAAACTGGGACTGGCAAAATGTGTCGAACCTGGCCATGTTCACTTACGCTCTTTCTTCGCGCAAAGGAAAAAATCCGGAAGCAGAAGCTACAATAAAGAAAAACATCATTGCCAACGCCGAAGTTTTGGTAGAAAAGGCAGAAACTGATGTGTATTCGCGTGCGCTCGGTGGCAGGTATTACTGGGGCTGCAACGGAACGGTGGCCCGCCAAACCGTAAACCTGCAGGTGGCAAACCGTATTCAGCCCAACCCAAAATACAAACAGGCGGTCATTGATATTGTCGATCATATTTTCGGAAAGAATTACTATAATCGATCGTATGTTACCGGTTTAGGAATCAATCCGCCAATGCACCCGCACGACAGACGTTCAGGGGCCGATAATATTGATGCACCCTGGCCGGGCTACTTGGTTGGTGGTGGCCACTCAGCAACCGATTGGGTAGATAAACAGGAATCATACAGCCATAACGAAATTGCAATAAACTGGCAGGCTGCTTTGGTTTATGCGCTTGCCGGGTTGGTTAGTTATTAA
- a CDS encoding aldo/keto reductase yields the protein MTKSKKYPVSRRDFIKVSAASTAAVSAMSLGACNSEKLPEPMKRPFGKLGFNVTTLGLGGQASIQWTPDDVEPEKIILKAFDLGVNYFDTSNLYADSQLNYNKAFKHLNLIPGEEGYNEDLRKSIWLTSKTAMRWGKPGWPEQEGVNNWSNGENVKCAVDDVKRSLTQLFGDGEGNYPDGSYLDMVLCHTLNNANEVDVLYEGLETPLDPDGNFGALVALRDLRDGTNLTGMNPKNEKLIKHIGFSGHANPPVMMDMIQRDEYGILEGMLVSINANDKTKMNMQHNVIPIAEAKGMGIIGMKVFADAAMYHKEPRWSQTPADVFRKIGTDELPSKPLIEYSLTTPGVHTLIIGIGQIDDDPMKCQLVQNFYASQIAPDGMSAAERKRIEEQAKSVKPGSNYFQVIDKESLSAPRDAKFADGKLTWNTALADEEPISHYEVLQGAELLGKVEHKPQLLKSEPFSFDLNKTGGITLVSVDKAGNRAEVVVA from the coding sequence ATGACTAAATCAAAAAAGTATCCCGTTTCCCGAAGAGATTTTATCAAAGTTTCTGCAGCATCAACTGCAGCAGTTTCAGCAATGTCGCTTGGTGCTTGTAATTCAGAAAAACTACCGGAACCCATGAAACGCCCTTTTGGTAAGTTAGGTTTTAATGTAACCACACTTGGTCTCGGTGGTCAGGCATCCATTCAGTGGACTCCCGATGATGTTGAGCCTGAAAAAATTATTCTGAAAGCATTTGATTTGGGCGTCAACTACTTCGATACTTCCAACTTATATGCAGATAGTCAGTTGAATTATAACAAAGCTTTTAAACATTTAAACCTGATTCCCGGAGAAGAGGGTTACAACGAAGATTTGCGAAAATCTATCTGGCTGACAAGTAAAACGGCTATGCGCTGGGGAAAACCGGGATGGCCTGAGCAGGAGGGAGTTAATAACTGGTCGAACGGCGAAAATGTAAAGTGCGCGGTGGACGATGTAAAACGGTCGTTAACGCAATTATTTGGCGATGGAGAAGGAAACTACCCCGATGGCTCCTACCTGGACATGGTTTTGTGCCATACACTTAACAATGCAAATGAGGTTGATGTGCTATACGAAGGTCTTGAAACTCCGCTCGATCCTGATGGTAATTTTGGGGCATTGGTAGCACTTCGCGATTTGCGCGATGGAACCAACCTGACAGGAATGAACCCTAAAAATGAAAAGCTCATTAAACATATTGGTTTTTCCGGACATGCGAATCCTCCAGTAATGATGGATATGATTCAGCGCGATGAGTACGGTATATTGGAAGGAATGCTTGTCTCAATAAATGCCAACGACAAAACAAAAATGAACATGCAGCACAATGTAATTCCAATTGCAGAGGCCAAAGGAATGGGAATAATTGGCATGAAAGTATTTGCCGATGCTGCCATGTATCATAAAGAGCCACGCTGGTCGCAAACGCCTGCCGATGTTTTCCGGAAAATTGGAACCGATGAACTGCCAAGTAAACCACTTATTGAATACTCGCTGACAACACCCGGCGTGCACACACTAATTATTGGAATAGGGCAAATCGATGATGATCCGATGAAATGCCAACTGGTACAGAACTTTTATGCTTCACAGATAGCTCCTGACGGTATGAGTGCAGCAGAGCGAAAACGAATTGAGGAACAGGCAAAAAGTGTGAAGCCGGGAAGTAATTATTTCCAGGTCATTGATAAGGAGTCGCTTTCAGCTCCCCGCGATGCAAAATTTGCAGATGGAAAATTGACGTGGAATACTGCTTTGGCAGATGAAGAACCGATTTCTCATTACGAAGTTCTGCAGGGTGCCGAATTGCTGGGAAAAGTGGAACATAAACCACAATTGCTAAAAAGCGAGCCGTTTAGTTTTGATTTGAATAAAACAGGAGGTATTACTCTTGTTTCTGTTGACAAAGCAGGTAACAGAGCAGAAGTTGTTGTGGCTTAA
- a CDS encoding inorganic pyrophosphatase: MVDRLSDPIGRLMGLRYKSHPWHGVSIGENAPEELTAFIEVVSTDTVKYEIDKDSGYLRVDRPQKFSNVVPALYGFIPQTYCGTKVGEYCSDKVNRKGIKGDGDPIDICVLTEKDLAHGDLLVTARPIGGFRMIDGDQADDKIIAVLDNDTVYGHFTDVSQVPEIVIQRLEHYFLTYKDMPGVDSNTEIAATYGHDEALEVIKLSVEDYNNKFANLGKLLA; this comes from the coding sequence ATGGTAGACAGACTTTCCGATCCCATTGGACGACTGATGGGATTGCGTTATAAATCGCACCCCTGGCACGGCGTTTCAATTGGCGAAAATGCTCCCGAAGAATTAACCGCTTTTATCGAAGTGGTTTCAACCGATACAGTAAAATACGAAATTGATAAAGATAGCGGCTACCTGCGTGTTGACCGGCCACAGAAATTCTCGAATGTTGTTCCGGCTTTATATGGTTTTATTCCGCAGACTTATTGCGGCACTAAAGTTGGCGAATACTGTTCCGATAAAGTGAATCGGAAAGGCATAAAAGGCGATGGTGACCCCATTGATATTTGTGTGCTAACCGAAAAAGATCTGGCACATGGTGATTTGCTGGTAACAGCACGACCTATTGGAGGTTTCCGTATGATCGACGGCGATCAGGCCGATGATAAAATTATTGCCGTTTTGGATAATGATACGGTTTACGGTCATTTTACCGATGTATCGCAAGTACCTGAAATTGTAATCCAACGCTTGGAACATTATTTCCTTACTTACAAGGATATGCCTGGTGTTGACTCAAACACCGAAATTGCTGCAACTTACGGGCACGATGAAGCGCTTGAAGTGATCAAACTTTCGGTTGAAGACTACAATAACAAGTTTGCTAATTTGGGCAAATTGCTTGCATAA
- a CDS encoding M14 family zinc carboxypeptidase codes for MRKKTALVVALCLINLFLFAQKPLLNLKYEQNYTPTYNEVIDMFELLDSNYENATLVENGSTDIGKPLHTFIINSEPEFNPEKIKRQGKSVLLINNGIHPGEPEGIDASLQFADDILRNKNGMKKWLDNTVIVIIPVYNIGGHLNRGKYNRANQATPYETGFRGNAKNLDLNRDFAKCDSENARSINSIFNEWDPDVFLDTHTTNGSDHQYSVTWITPFPDYFPPAQEQFLRSQMIPDIFEKMDEGEYKLTPYVNWIHNDPLKGIILWQDSPRYSSGYASLFNCYGMMTENHVYKNFADRVKSCYQFITALSEFTSENSREIISSRQQGKEELMQMTTYPITYKVDTSSYTSFTFDGYETSNEIIDKVTGLPRFGYDRSKPFSKEIRYYDSYSTVEEITIPEYYVLPQGWTEVIERLQLNGVKMEPLKTDTVMNVTVDYIDEYSSPKQPFNGHYFHNEVTTKSEVQQINYYAGDLLIPVRQDKMKYILEMLEPRAMDSFFRWNFFDSVLDQREYFSSYGFEENALKYLNEHPEFRKQLDEKRKADPEFAKNHRAQLSYIYNNTEWAEKTYKRYPVAKIY; via the coding sequence ATGAGAAAAAAAACTGCACTGGTTGTAGCGCTTTGCCTTATAAACCTGTTTTTGTTTGCCCAGAAACCATTGTTAAACTTGAAGTACGAGCAAAATTACACACCAACTTACAACGAAGTAATTGACATGTTTGAACTGCTCGATTCAAACTACGAAAATGCAACACTCGTTGAAAATGGTTCTACCGACATTGGTAAACCATTGCACACTTTTATAATTAATAGCGAACCGGAATTCAATCCTGAAAAAATAAAAAGGCAGGGGAAATCTGTTTTACTCATCAACAACGGAATTCATCCCGGCGAGCCGGAAGGTATTGATGCCAGTCTGCAATTTGCCGACGATATTCTGCGGAATAAAAACGGCATGAAAAAGTGGCTCGATAACACGGTAATTGTTATCATCCCGGTGTACAATATTGGCGGACATCTGAACCGCGGTAAATACAACCGTGCCAACCAGGCCACTCCTTACGAAACCGGTTTTCGCGGAAATGCAAAAAATCTGGATCTGAACCGCGACTTTGCCAAATGCGATTCGGAGAACGCCCGGTCGATTAACAGCATTTTTAATGAATGGGATCCTGATGTTTTTCTGGATACTCATACTACTAATGGTTCCGATCATCAGTATAGCGTTACATGGATTACGCCATTCCCTGATTATTTTCCGCCTGCACAGGAGCAATTTCTGCGCAGCCAAATGATCCCTGATATCTTTGAAAAAATGGATGAAGGCGAATACAAACTCACACCATACGTAAACTGGATTCATAACGATCCACTGAAAGGAATTATACTCTGGCAAGATTCACCAAGATATTCTTCCGGTTACGCAAGTTTGTTCAACTGCTACGGAATGATGACCGAGAATCACGTGTATAAAAATTTTGCCGATCGCGTAAAATCATGCTACCAGTTTATTACTGCACTAAGCGAGTTTACGTCAGAAAATTCTCGGGAGATCATTTCCAGCCGTCAACAGGGAAAAGAGGAGCTGATGCAGATGACAACCTATCCGATTACTTACAAAGTTGACACCAGCAGTTATACCTCATTCACTTTCGATGGCTACGAAACCAGCAACGAGATAATTGATAAAGTTACCGGCCTGCCACGTTTTGGCTACGACCGTTCTAAACCATTTTCGAAAGAAATCCGATACTACGATTCATACAGTACCGTAGAAGAAATTACTATTCCTGAATACTACGTTCTTCCACAAGGCTGGACGGAAGTAATTGAAAGATTGCAATTGAACGGAGTAAAAATGGAACCGCTAAAAACGGATACGGTTATGAATGTGACTGTAGATTATATAGATGAATACTCGAGTCCGAAACAGCCGTTCAACGGTCATTATTTTCATAATGAAGTAACTACCAAAAGCGAGGTTCAGCAAATCAACTATTATGCCGGCGACCTGCTAATTCCGGTTCGGCAAGATAAAATGAAATACATTCTGGAAATGTTGGAGCCCAGAGCAATGGATTCCTTTTTTCGCTGGAACTTTTTTGACTCAGTTCTCGATCAGCGCGAATATTTCTCGTCGTATGGATTTGAAGAAAATGCGCTGAAATATTTAAACGAGCATCCGGAATTTAGAAAGCAGTTGGATGAAAAACGTAAAGCGGATCCGGAATTTGCAAAGAATCACCGGGCCCAATTGAGTTACATTTACAACAACACCGAATGGGCTGAAAAAACGTATAAACGTTACCCGGTAGCAAAAATCTATTAA
- a CDS encoding dihydrofolate reductase, which produces MTNTIQKNISIIVAIAENFAIGKNNDLLFHLPNDLKHFKDITSGHTIIMGRNTLLSLPKWPLPNRRHIVITDKQDDVFPGCETVFSIDEAIEKVKDEKEAFIIGGGMIYKQFFPIAGKLYLTLVHKPFDADTFFPEVNYNEWNEVKREDFYDEKNDFEYSYLDLERK; this is translated from the coding sequence ATGACAAATACAATCCAAAAGAATATCTCGATAATTGTTGCTATTGCCGAGAACTTTGCCATTGGCAAAAACAACGATCTGCTGTTTCATTTACCAAACGATCTGAAACATTTTAAAGACATTACCAGCGGGCATACCATAATAATGGGGCGAAATACCTTGTTATCGTTGCCGAAGTGGCCGCTGCCAAATCGCCGGCACATTGTAATAACCGACAAACAGGACGATGTATTCCCGGGATGTGAAACCGTTTTCTCCATTGATGAAGCCATTGAAAAAGTGAAGGACGAAAAAGAAGCTTTCATTATTGGTGGCGGAATGATCTACAAACAATTCTTCCCGATTGCCGGCAAACTTTACCTCACGCTGGTACATAAACCTTTTGATGCCGACACATTTTTTCCGGAAGTTAATTATAACGAATGGAATGAAGTAAAACGTGAAGATTTCTACGACGAAAAGAACGATTTTGAATATTCTTACCTGGATTTGGAAAGAAAATAA
- a CDS encoding thymidylate synthase — protein sequence MKQYLDLLETILEKGTEKKDRTGTGTISRFGHQMRFDLSEGFPMVTTKKLHLKSIIYELLWFLKGDTNVKYLQDNGVRIWNEWADDDGNLGHIYGYQWRSWPTPDGGHIDQISQVIDAIKNNPDSRRHLVSAWNVGELDKMNLPPCHILFQFYVADGKLSCQLYQRSADVFLGVPFNIASYALLTMMMAQACDLEPGDFVHTFGDVHIYSNHIEQVKLQLTRDPYPLPTMKINPDVNNIFDFKFEDFELVGYQSHPHIKGVVAV from the coding sequence ATGAAGCAGTATTTAGATTTGTTGGAAACAATTTTGGAGAAAGGGACAGAAAAAAAAGACCGCACAGGAACAGGAACGATAAGTCGTTTTGGGCACCAAATGCGGTTTGATTTGAGCGAAGGTTTTCCGATGGTGACAACAAAGAAACTGCACCTGAAATCGATTATTTATGAATTGCTTTGGTTCCTGAAAGGAGATACCAATGTAAAATACCTGCAAGACAATGGCGTTCGCATCTGGAACGAGTGGGCCGACGACGATGGCAACCTCGGACACATTTACGGCTACCAGTGGCGCAGCTGGCCAACTCCCGATGGCGGCCACATCGACCAAATATCGCAGGTTATTGATGCCATAAAAAACAATCCTGATTCGCGCCGCCACCTGGTGAGTGCGTGGAATGTTGGCGAATTGGATAAAATGAACCTGCCTCCGTGCCACATTCTTTTCCAGTTTTATGTTGCCGATGGGAAACTGTCGTGCCAGCTATACCAGCGAAGTGCCGATGTATTTTTGGGAGTTCCTTTCAATATTGCATCTTATGCACTGCTCACAATGATGATGGCACAGGCTTGCGATCTCGAACCGGGTGATTTTGTGCATACCTTTGGAGATGTGCATATTTATTCCAATCACATCGAGCAGGTAAAATTACAGCTTACACGTGATCCTTATCCGCTGCCAACAATGAAAATAAATCCTGATGTGAATAACATTTTCGATTTTAAATTCGAAGATTTCGAATTGGTTGGTTACCAGTCGCACCCACACATTAAAGGTGTTGTTGCCGTTTAA
- a CDS encoding ion transporter yields the protein MRKTKQKIYEVIFEADTPGGKLFDVALLFVILISVVLVMLESVPGIRENYQQLLRILEWAITIIFTIEYVLRIAIINKPFRYIFSFYGIIDLLSVLPTYIGLVVVGSHSLVVIRILRLLRVFRILKLTRYTQAGRSLARAIWNSREKISVFIFFVTMLVIIIGTIMYLVEGPEHGFTSIPKGIYWAIVTLTTVGYGDISPETPMGQFLASIVMIMGYAIIAVPTGIVTAEIINPTSEKNTQVCPQCLHPSHDDDAIFCKKCGAKINPKV from the coding sequence ATGAGAAAGACCAAACAAAAGATCTACGAAGTTATTTTTGAGGCTGATACCCCAGGTGGCAAACTTTTCGATGTGGCCTTGCTGTTTGTTATCCTTATCAGTGTAGTGTTGGTAATGCTTGAAAGCGTGCCCGGCATACGCGAAAACTACCAGCAATTGCTTCGAATTCTGGAATGGGCTATTACCATTATTTTTACAATTGAGTATGTGTTACGCATTGCTATTATTAATAAACCCTTTCGCTATATTTTTAGTTTTTATGGAATTATCGATCTGTTGTCGGTTTTACCAACTTACATTGGACTGGTGGTAGTTGGATCGCACAGTTTGGTTGTGATTCGTATACTACGTTTGCTTCGTGTTTTCCGAATATTAAAACTTACCCGATATACGCAAGCCGGCCGCTCTTTGGCCAGGGCGATTTGGAATAGTCGGGAGAAGATCAGCGTTTTTATCTTTTTTGTAACCATGCTGGTAATTATAATTGGCACAATTATGTACCTGGTTGAAGGCCCGGAACATGGTTTCACCAGCATACCAAAAGGAATATACTGGGCAATCGTTACCCTTACAACTGTTGGCTATGGCGACATTAGTCCGGAAACACCAATGGGACAATTTTTGGCAAGTATTGTAATGATAATGGGTTATGCCATTATTGCCGTTCCAACAGGTATTGTTACTGCCGAAATCATAAACCCAACCAGCGAAAAAAATACACAAGTTTGCCCGCAATGCCTGCATCCATCGCACGATGACGATGCTATTTTTTGCAAAAAATGCGGGGCAAAAATCAATCCTAAAGTATAA
- the ald gene encoding alanine dehydrogenase, which yields MIIGVPKEIKNNENRIALTPAGAAELVKHGHDVYIQAGGGLGSGFQDEDYEGAGAKMLPTIEDVYGIAEMIIKVKEPIEEEYNLIKEGQILYTYFHFASCEPLTHAMIENKSICLAYETVELPDRSLPLLVPMSEVAGRMSIQEGAKYLEKTYGGYGVLLGGVAGVLPAKVLIIGGGIVGTEAAKMAAGLGADVTIMDVSLKRLRYLDDIMPANVKTMMSNEYNIREMVKSHDVIIGAVLIPGAKAPHLVTRDMLSTMKPGTVLVDVAVDQGGCFETTHATTHADPTFVIDDVLHYCVANMPGAVPRTSTIALTNATLPYAIEIAEKGWKQACIDNEPLRKGLNVVDGKVVYKGVADAFNLSYEKVETVL from the coding sequence ATGATAATTGGTGTTCCAAAGGAGATTAAAAATAACGAAAACCGCATTGCATTAACACCTGCTGGTGCAGCGGAGTTAGTAAAACATGGTCATGATGTTTATATTCAAGCCGGAGGTGGTTTGGGTAGTGGTTTCCAGGATGAAGATTATGAAGGTGCCGGAGCCAAAATGCTTCCAACTATTGAAGATGTTTACGGCATTGCCGAAATGATCATCAAAGTAAAAGAACCGATTGAAGAGGAATATAATTTGATTAAGGAAGGACAAATTCTTTATACGTATTTCCACTTTGCATCGTGCGAGCCATTAACACACGCAATGATCGAAAACAAGTCAATATGTCTGGCCTACGAAACGGTTGAACTACCAGATCGTTCGCTTCCGTTGCTTGTTCCAATGAGTGAAGTTGCCGGTCGTATGTCAATCCAGGAAGGTGCAAAATACCTGGAAAAAACTTACGGTGGTTATGGTGTACTTCTTGGAGGTGTTGCCGGAGTTCTTCCAGCCAAAGTATTGATAATTGGTGGTGGTATTGTTGGTACCGAAGCAGCAAAAATGGCTGCCGGACTTGGTGCCGATGTTACGATTATGGATGTATCGCTGAAACGTTTGCGCTACCTCGACGATATTATGCCGGCCAACGTAAAAACCATGATGAGCAACGAATACAATATACGCGAAATGGTTAAATCGCACGATGTTATTATTGGTGCAGTGCTTATTCCTGGTGCAAAAGCTCCACATTTGGTTACCCGCGATATGTTGAGCACAATGAAGCCTGGTACTGTTTTAGTTGACGTTGCCGTTGACCAGGGTGGTTGTTTTGAAACTACACATGCTACAACTCATGCCGATCCAACTTTTGTGATCGATGATGTATTACACTATTGTGTTGCCAATATGCCGGGAGCTGTGCCTCGCACATCAACAATTGCATTAACAAATGCTACACTTCCGTATGCTATCGAAATTGCTGAAAAAGGATGGAAACAAGCATGTATCGACAACGAACCTTTACGCAAAGGGTTGAATGTTGTTGATGGAAAAGTAGTTTACAAAGGCGTTGCCGATGCTTTCAATCTTTCTTACGAAAAAGTTGAAACAGTTCTGTAA
- a CDS encoding pyridoxal phosphate-dependent aminotransferase, whose amino-acid sequence MPTVSDRGRIMPDSPIRKLAPLAHEAKEKGVKVFHLNIGQPDLPTPPEALAAIRSIDREILEYTPSEGILSFRQKLAKYYHKFDIDVSADDIIITSGGSEAVTFAFMSCLDPGDEIIVPEPAYANYEAFAIVAGAKIKSIPGDIEEGFVLPPIEEFEKLITSKTKGIMICNPNNPTGYLYTQQEMNAIRDLVKKYDLYLFSDEVYREFCYTGAPYISAFHLEGIEQNVVLVDSVSKRYSECGLRIGALITKNAAVKKNVMKFCQARLSPPLIGQIAAEASLDADPEYMLNNYNEYVQRRKFLIDGLNRIDGVYSPIPMGAFYTVARLPVDNADKFCAWLLSDFQYEGQTLFLAPASGFYTGSDKGQDEVRIAYVLNKADLAVCLRILDEALKAYPGRKSR is encoded by the coding sequence ATGCCGACAGTATCAGACAGAGGAAGGATTATGCCTGATTCACCAATCAGGAAATTAGCTCCGTTAGCTCATGAAGCTAAAGAGAAAGGAGTTAAAGTGTTCCATTTAAATATCGGACAACCCGATTTGCCTACTCCACCTGAAGCGCTGGCGGCAATCCGGTCGATCGACCGGGAAATTCTGGAATACACTCCCAGTGAGGGGATTTTATCATTTCGCCAAAAGCTGGCAAAATATTACCATAAATTCGATATCGATGTTAGTGCCGATGATATTATAATAACTTCTGGAGGTAGCGAAGCAGTAACATTTGCTTTTATGAGTTGCCTCGATCCGGGCGACGAGATCATCGTTCCCGAGCCGGCTTATGCCAACTACGAAGCTTTTGCTATTGTTGCCGGTGCTAAAATTAAATCGATACCAGGTGATATTGAAGAAGGATTTGTATTGCCTCCAATTGAAGAATTTGAGAAGCTGATTACCTCAAAAACAAAGGGAATAATGATCTGCAATCCAAATAATCCAACCGGTTATTTGTATACACAGCAGGAAATGAATGCCATTCGCGACCTGGTTAAAAAGTACGATTTGTACCTGTTTTCTGATGAGGTTTACCGCGAATTTTGTTACACAGGCGCTCCGTATATTTCTGCTTTCCATCTTGAGGGAATCGAACAGAATGTGGTTTTGGTTGATTCGGTTTCAAAACGATACAGCGAATGTGGTTTGCGGATTGGAGCACTGATTACCAAAAACGCAGCCGTAAAAAAGAATGTGATGAAGTTCTGCCAGGCGAGATTAAGTCCGCCACTTATCGGGCAAATTGCAGCAGAGGCTTCGCTGGATGCTGATCCGGAGTACATGCTTAATAATTACAACGAGTATGTACAGCGTCGTAAGTTTTTGATTGATGGTTTGAACCGGATTGATGGAGTATATTCACCAATACCCATGGGTGCATTTTATACCGTAGCACGTTTGCCGGTTGATAATGCCGATAAATTTTGTGCATGGTTACTTTCTGATTTTCAGTACGAAGGACAGACACTGTTTTTGGCTCCGGCATCAGGTTTTTATACGGGGTCGGATAAAGGACAGGATGAAGTTCGGATTGCTTACGTGTTGAATAAAGCTGATCTGGCAGTTTGTTTAAGAATTTTGGATGAGGCTTTAAAAGCGTATCCCGGAAGAAAAAGTCGCTAA